The following are from one region of the Cloacibacterium normanense genome:
- the purB gene encoding adenylosuccinate lyase: MNSYKNPLEERYSSEEMLFNFSPNQKFKTWRKLWIALAEIEKDLGLDITDEQIAQLKEHSENIDFEKAAHYEKKFRHDVMAHVHTYGDVAPLAKPIIHLGATSAFVGDNTDLIQIRDGLQIIRKQLVNVIKNLSDFALQYKDLPTLGFTHFQPAQLTTVGKRATLWLQSLLLDLEELEFFLETLRFRGVKGTTGTAASFLELFNGDYSKVKHLDKELSKRFGFEKVFGVSGQTYDRKIDAKVLALLSNIAQSAHKFTNDLRLLQNLKEIEEPFEKNQIGSSAMAYKRNPMRSERISALAKYVMSLQNSSAMVAATQWFERTLDDSANKRLTIPQAFLAVDAILLIWNNIMNGIVVYENRIHKHIMEELPFMATEYIIMEEVKAGGDRQEIHEVIRVHSMEASKKVKMEGKENDLIERIMNDDSLKLDKSKLKEVLDPKNFIGFAPIQTEEFVQQEIQPVLEKYADLIGLESELKV; the protein is encoded by the coding sequence ATGAATTCTTACAAAAATCCATTAGAAGAGCGCTATTCTAGTGAAGAAATGCTCTTCAATTTCTCACCTAATCAGAAATTTAAAACTTGGAGAAAACTGTGGATTGCGCTCGCAGAAATAGAAAAAGACCTCGGTTTAGACATTACCGATGAGCAAATTGCTCAGCTCAAAGAACATTCAGAAAACATAGATTTCGAAAAAGCAGCACACTACGAAAAGAAGTTTCGTCATGATGTGATGGCGCATGTTCATACTTACGGAGATGTTGCTCCATTAGCTAAACCAATCATTCATTTAGGTGCAACTTCGGCATTTGTAGGAGATAATACAGACCTTATTCAAATTAGAGATGGACTGCAAATTATCAGAAAACAATTGGTAAACGTCATCAAAAATCTTTCTGATTTTGCACTTCAATATAAAGATTTACCAACGCTTGGTTTCACACACTTTCAACCAGCACAGTTAACTACGGTTGGGAAACGTGCCACACTTTGGTTGCAATCTTTACTTCTGGATTTAGAGGAATTAGAATTTTTCCTTGAAACGCTTAGATTTAGAGGCGTAAAAGGAACTACAGGAACTGCAGCAAGCTTTTTAGAGCTTTTTAACGGAGATTATTCTAAAGTGAAACATTTGGACAAAGAATTGTCAAAACGTTTTGGTTTTGAGAAAGTTTTCGGAGTTTCTGGTCAAACTTATGATAGAAAAATTGATGCAAAAGTTTTGGCGTTATTGTCAAATATTGCACAATCTGCCCATAAATTCACCAACGATTTAAGACTTTTACAGAATTTAAAAGAAATAGAAGAACCTTTTGAGAAAAATCAAATCGGTTCATCTGCGATGGCTTACAAACGTAATCCGATGCGTTCTGAAAGAATTTCTGCATTAGCAAAATATGTGATGTCATTGCAAAATTCATCTGCAATGGTAGCCGCTACTCAATGGTTCGAAAGAACTTTAGATGATTCTGCGAATAAAAGATTAACGATTCCTCAAGCGTTTTTAGCAGTTGATGCTATTTTATTGATTTGGAATAACATTATGAATGGAATCGTAGTGTACGAAAACAGAATTCATAAACATATTATGGAAGAACTTCCGTTTATGGCGACAGAATACATCATCATGGAGGAAGTAAAAGCAGGTGGTGACCGACAGGAAATTCACGAAGTGATACGCGTTCATTCTATGGAAGCCTCGAAAAAGGTAAAAATGGAAGGCAAAGAAAACGACTTAATAGAAAGGATCATGAATGATGATTCCCTGAAATTAGACAAATCGAAATTGAAAGAGGTTCTAGACCCTAAAAATTTCATCGGCTTCGCACCTATCCAAACCGAGGAATTTGTTCAGCAAGAAATTCAACCTGTTTTGGAAAAATACGCCGACTTAATTGGCTTAGAATCAGAACTAAAAGTATAA
- a CDS encoding phosphoribosylformylglycinamidine synthase, with protein MSHKKRIFVEKRGIFDVESPKVLNEIKSILPNIQSVKVFNIYDIFGLDELEFEKVVNNTFVDPVVDILHHENPAKTIYFATEFLPGQYDQRADSAQQCIALLTGNEKSTVRSGKLIELQGINEADLFKIKNLLINKVESQEKNLEILEIPAEETPDKIKIYDDFNDLTTQQLQEFYNNHGFAFGFDDLQFIQDYFKSENRNPTETELKVLDTYWSDHCRHTTFETELTDIQFEGKFKETLGNIFNDYLEKRKFLGREAKPISFMDLATVCARYFHKTGKLENLVISDEINACTIEIEAEFDGKKEPWYLLFKNETHNHPTEIEPFGGASTCLGGAIRDPLSGRAFVFQAMRLTGAADVLEPISETLPGKLPQRTISKQAANGYSSYGNQIGLATTHVSEIYDEGYKAKRMEVGFVTGAVPKDWVRREKPAVGDVVIVLGGATGRDGVGGATGSSKEQDETSIHTMSSEVQKGNAVEERKIQRLFRNPEVTKLIKKSNDFGAGGVSVAIGEIADSLEINLDVLPLKYEGLNGTELAISESQERMAVVIEAHEKEKFIRFCEAENIKAVEVAKVTDSGRMQMFWNGQKIVDLSRAFLDTSGCSKYQKARIAHLQGINSNSIEFNEENFYKILAEKNTASQKGLVEMFDSTVGATTVTLPFGGKYQTTEAEGCVQTLPILNAENVETVSLASWGFDAEISKQNSMIGASLAVVESVAKIVAMGGNFRNIRLSFQEYFEKLGNNSEKWGKPLASLLGAYDAQMNLGLAAIGGKDSMSGTYQDINVPPTLISFACADGKKLNTISPEFKKAGNFIYHFHHQTQENGLPNYETLVEVFDYIYQGIQDKKIVSVKTIKDGGIAVAVAKMSFGNLLGAEISVEEKFLLEKNIGGLIIESTEKLDSGLLQLIGEVKNLEILKINDLEFNIKKLLEVNFGTFENLFPTREKERIQINLDENLNGTEKKSINIISHKIGTPRVFAPIFPGTNCEYETQNAFRKEGALVESLPLKNLTHQLLDESIEAWVEKIKQSQILVFSGGFSAGDEPDGSAKFIVNVLKNEKMKNAVHELLSRDGMILGICNGFQALVKSGLLPYGEIRDLDETSPTLAHNAIGRHISQMVDVKVINDDSPWLKGMKGEVYTIPISHGEGRFMASEEVLLDLYKKGQIATQYIDTDGNVAHGMPFNPNQSLFGIEGITSESGKIFGRMGHPERFADGLFKNIPTANYHNIFRNGVEYFR; from the coding sequence ATGTCTCATAAAAAAAGAATTTTCGTAGAAAAAAGAGGAATTTTCGATGTAGAAAGTCCTAAAGTTTTAAATGAAATTAAATCTATTTTGCCAAACATTCAATCCGTGAAAGTCTTTAATATCTATGATATTTTTGGCTTAGACGAATTGGAATTTGAAAAAGTAGTCAATAATACTTTTGTCGATCCAGTGGTGGATATTTTGCATCATGAAAATCCTGCAAAAACCATTTATTTTGCAACAGAATTTCTTCCTGGTCAATATGATCAAAGAGCAGATTCTGCACAGCAATGCATCGCATTACTTACTGGAAATGAGAAGTCTACCGTGAGAAGTGGTAAACTGATTGAATTACAAGGAATCAATGAGGCTGATTTGTTTAAAATCAAAAATTTGCTTATCAATAAAGTTGAATCTCAAGAAAAAAATCTTGAAATTTTAGAAATTCCTGCGGAAGAAACTCCAGATAAAATTAAAATTTACGATGATTTTAATGATTTAACAACTCAACAACTTCAAGAGTTCTACAATAATCACGGTTTCGCCTTTGGTTTTGATGATTTACAGTTCATTCAAGACTATTTTAAATCAGAAAACAGAAATCCTACCGAAACCGAACTGAAAGTTCTCGATACGTATTGGAGCGACCATTGTCGTCATACAACTTTTGAAACGGAACTTACTGATATTCAGTTTGAAGGAAAGTTCAAGGAGACTTTAGGAAATATTTTTAATGATTATTTAGAAAAAAGAAAATTCTTGGGCAGAGAAGCTAAGCCTATTTCTTTTATGGATTTGGCTACAGTTTGCGCAAGATATTTCCATAAAACAGGAAAATTAGAAAATTTGGTGATTTCTGATGAAATCAACGCTTGCACGATAGAAATTGAAGCTGAATTTGACGGCAAAAAAGAACCTTGGTATTTACTTTTCAAAAACGAAACGCACAATCACCCGACAGAAATTGAACCTTTTGGTGGCGCTTCTACTTGTCTTGGTGGTGCAATTCGCGATCCTTTGTCTGGAAGAGCTTTTGTGTTCCAAGCGATGCGTTTAACTGGTGCTGCAGATGTTTTAGAGCCAATTTCTGAAACTTTACCTGGTAAATTACCACAAAGAACCATTTCTAAACAAGCGGCAAATGGTTATTCTTCTTATGGAAACCAAATTGGTTTGGCTACAACTCACGTTTCTGAAATTTATGACGAAGGTTATAAAGCGAAGAGAATGGAAGTTGGTTTCGTTACGGGTGCTGTTCCAAAAGATTGGGTGAGAAGAGAAAAGCCAGCAGTTGGCGATGTGGTAATTGTTTTGGGTGGAGCAACAGGAAGAGATGGAGTTGGCGGTGCAACGGGAAGTTCTAAAGAGCAAGACGAAACTTCAATTCATACCATGAGTTCTGAGGTGCAGAAAGGAAATGCGGTGGAAGAACGTAAAATTCAAAGATTGTTCAGAAATCCAGAAGTAACGAAGTTGATTAAAAAATCAAATGATTTTGGAGCGGGTGGAGTTTCCGTTGCGATTGGCGAAATTGCTGATTCACTGGAAATTAACCTCGATGTTTTACCTTTGAAATATGAAGGGTTAAATGGAACGGAACTCGCTATTTCGGAATCTCAAGAAAGAATGGCGGTAGTGATTGAAGCTCACGAAAAAGAAAAATTTATCAGATTCTGTGAAGCAGAAAATATAAAAGCCGTTGAAGTAGCAAAAGTTACCGATTCTGGAAGAATGCAAATGTTCTGGAACGGACAAAAAATTGTGGATTTAAGCAGAGCATTTCTCGATACAAGTGGTTGTAGCAAATATCAAAAGGCAAGGATTGCCCATTTACAGGGAATTAACTCAAATTCTATTGAGTTTAATGAAGAGAATTTCTACAAAATTTTAGCAGAAAAAAATACCGCTTCTCAAAAAGGATTAGTCGAAATGTTCGATTCTACGGTGGGAGCAACTACAGTTACGCTTCCTTTTGGAGGAAAATATCAAACTACCGAAGCTGAAGGTTGTGTACAAACTTTACCGATTCTCAATGCGGAAAATGTAGAAACAGTCTCTTTGGCAAGTTGGGGTTTTGATGCAGAAATTTCCAAGCAAAATTCTATGATTGGGGCAAGTTTAGCAGTGGTAGAATCTGTGGCTAAAATCGTAGCAATGGGCGGTAATTTTAGAAATATTAGATTGAGTTTTCAAGAATATTTTGAAAAATTAGGCAATAATTCAGAAAAATGGGGGAAACCTCTCGCTTCACTTTTGGGAGCTTATGATGCACAAATGAACCTTGGTTTAGCGGCAATTGGAGGCAAGGATTCTATGAGTGGAACGTACCAAGATATCAATGTTCCGCCAACCTTAATTTCCTTTGCTTGTGCTGATGGTAAAAAATTAAACACCATTTCTCCAGAGTTCAAAAAAGCGGGAAATTTTATCTATCATTTTCATCATCAAACTCAAGAAAATGGATTGCCTAATTATGAAACTTTAGTTGAAGTTTTTGATTATATTTACCAAGGAATTCAAGACAAAAAAATCGTTTCTGTGAAAACCATTAAAGATGGTGGAATAGCAGTTGCTGTTGCCAAAATGAGTTTTGGAAATCTTCTTGGTGCAGAAATTTCAGTTGAAGAAAAATTCTTACTCGAAAAAAATATTGGAGGTTTAATCATCGAATCTACAGAAAAATTAGACAGTGGTTTACTTCAATTAATAGGTGAGGTTAAAAATTTAGAAATACTCAAAATCAATGATTTAGAATTTAATATCAAAAAACTACTTGAAGTAAATTTTGGAACATTCGAAAATTTATTTCCAACTAGAGAAAAGGAAAGAATTCAAATTAATTTAGATGAAAATCTAAACGGAACAGAGAAAAAATCAATCAATATTATTTCTCATAAAATTGGAACACCAAGAGTTTTTGCTCCAATTTTCCCAGGAACCAATTGTGAGTACGAAACACAAAATGCTTTCAGAAAAGAAGGTGCATTAGTAGAGAGTTTACCACTGAAAAATTTAACTCATCAATTGCTTGATGAAAGTATAGAGGCTTGGGTAGAAAAAATTAAACAGTCGCAAATTCTAGTGTTTTCAGGAGGCTTTTCAGCAGGTGATGAACCAGACGGTTCGGCTAAATTTATTGTGAATGTTTTGAAGAATGAAAAAATGAAAAATGCAGTTCACGAATTGCTTTCCAGAGACGGAATGATTTTGGGAATTTGCAACGGTTTTCAGGCTTTGGTAAAATCTGGTTTGCTTCCTTACGGTGAAATCAGAGATTTAGATGAAACATCGCCAACTTTAGCGCACAATGCTATCGGAAGACATATTTCTCAGATGGTAGATGTAAAAGTCATCAATGATGATTCTCCTTGGTTAAAGGGAATGAAAGGCGAGGTTTATACCATCCCGATTTCTCACGGTGAAGGTAGATTCATGGCTTCGGAAGAAGTGCTGTTAGATTTATACAAAAAAGGTCAGATTGCTACGCAATATATCGACACAGATGGAAATGTAGCGCATGGAATGCCATTTAACCCTAATCAATCACTGTTCGGAATTGAAGGAATTACAAGCGAAAGTGGTAAGATTTTTGGAAGAATGGGACATCCTGAACGTTTTGCAGATGGTTTGTTCAAAAACATTCCTACCGCAAATTATCATAATATTTTCAGAAACGGAGTAGAATATTTTAGGTAA
- the purC gene encoding phosphoribosylaminoimidazolesuccinocarboxamide synthase: MNKGEMLYEGKAKQVFATENPEEVIVKFKDDATAFNAQKRGSFDLKGEMNNAITTLIFEYLQEKGIPTHFIKQLNEREQLVRKVSIIPLEMVVRNYAAGSMAQRLGVEEGIKSPVTIFDICYKKDELGDPLINDYHAIFLGAATKEELDEMYALTNKINELLKELFDKMNIILVDFKIELGKTSDGKIILADEISPDTCRLWDKDTMKKLDKDRFRRDLGEVTEAYVEIYERLKKALGK; encoded by the coding sequence ATGAATAAAGGTGAAATGCTTTACGAAGGAAAAGCAAAACAAGTTTTCGCAACAGAAAATCCAGAAGAAGTAATCGTAAAATTCAAAGACGATGCCACAGCGTTTAATGCACAAAAACGTGGAAGTTTCGATTTGAAAGGCGAAATGAACAACGCTATTACGACACTTATTTTTGAATATTTACAAGAAAAAGGAATCCCAACTCATTTCATCAAACAATTGAATGAAAGAGAACAGTTGGTAAGAAAAGTGAGTATTATTCCTCTAGAAATGGTGGTAAGAAACTACGCTGCGGGAAGCATGGCACAAAGATTAGGAGTAGAAGAAGGAATTAAATCTCCAGTGACTATTTTTGACATTTGTTACAAAAAAGACGAATTGGGAGATCCTTTGATTAATGATTATCACGCCATTTTCTTGGGAGCTGCTACTAAAGAAGAGTTGGACGAAATGTATGCTTTAACTAACAAAATCAATGAGTTACTGAAAGAATTGTTCGATAAGATGAATATTATTTTGGTGGATTTTAAAATAGAATTAGGAAAAACATCTGATGGTAAAATTATTCTCGCGGACGAGATTTCTCCAGATACCTGCAGACTTTGGGATAAAGATACCATGAAAAAACTCGATAAAGATAGATTCAGACGTGATTTGGGCGAAGTAACCGAAGCGTACGTAGAAATCTATGAAAGATTGAAAAAAGCTCTAGGAAAGTAA
- the purF gene encoding amidophosphoribosyltransferase, with protein MKLEFQNYSTISKYAFENRYNDFQNTKYQIPNTNYPFDKMEEECGIFGLYSDNEVDTFSLSQFGLFALQHRGQEACGISVSSQGKIITVKDEGLVLDVFKTIPNPEALLGNAVIGHTRYTTAGDKKTYNFQPFFAKNEYDQIILSIAHNGNLTNAQELKAELEAEGVVFKATSDSEVILRLIQKNLDLGLRGAIKATMEKIEGAYSVVGMTRNKFFAFRDFHGIRPLVLGAIDEKTFVCASETCALDAVGAQYVRDILPGEIVYTSEHHEGLQSFLVKENCERRICAFEYIYFARPDTTLEGINVHEIREKSGEKIWEQAPVKADVVIGVPDSGVPAAIGYSKASGIPFRPVLIKNRYIARSFIVPSQELRERVVNLKLNPIVAEIKGKSVVIIDDSIVRGTTSKRLVKILRDSGAKEIHFRSVSPPIIAPCFLGIDTPKKDDLIAANMSVEELKDYLGVDSLEFLSIDNLKVILGSSDHCFGCFTEKYPVSKPKETHLFD; from the coding sequence ATGAAATTAGAATTTCAAAATTATTCAACTATATCCAAATATGCTTTTGAAAATCGTTATAATGATTTTCAAAATACCAAATACCAAATACCAAATACCAATTACCCATTTGATAAAATGGAAGAAGAATGCGGTATTTTTGGCTTGTATTCTGATAATGAAGTAGATACATTCTCGCTTTCGCAGTTCGGGTTGTTTGCTTTGCAGCATCGTGGACAAGAAGCTTGCGGTATTTCTGTTTCTTCTCAAGGTAAAATTATTACGGTAAAAGATGAAGGTTTGGTGTTGGATGTTTTTAAAACCATTCCAAATCCAGAAGCATTATTGGGAAATGCAGTGATTGGTCATACTCGTTATACCACAGCTGGAGATAAAAAAACCTATAATTTTCAGCCATTTTTTGCAAAAAATGAGTACGACCAAATTATTTTGTCGATTGCTCATAATGGTAATTTGACCAATGCGCAAGAACTCAAAGCAGAATTAGAAGCGGAAGGTGTAGTTTTTAAAGCAACTTCAGATTCTGAGGTGATATTGAGATTGATTCAGAAAAATCTGGATTTAGGATTGCGTGGTGCGATAAAAGCAACCATGGAAAAAATAGAAGGCGCTTATTCCGTTGTAGGAATGACTAGAAATAAATTTTTTGCCTTTAGAGATTTTCACGGAATTCGTCCTTTGGTTTTAGGAGCGATAGATGAAAAAACTTTCGTTTGTGCTTCTGAAACTTGTGCATTAGATGCAGTTGGAGCGCAGTATGTAAGAGATATTCTTCCTGGTGAAATTGTTTACACTTCTGAGCATCACGAAGGTTTACAGAGTTTCTTGGTTAAAGAAAATTGCGAAAGAAGAATCTGTGCTTTTGAATATATTTATTTTGCAAGACCTGATACTACTTTAGAAGGGATTAATGTACATGAAATCCGAGAAAAGTCTGGTGAAAAAATTTGGGAACAAGCTCCTGTAAAAGCAGATGTTGTGATTGGAGTTCCAGATTCAGGAGTTCCTGCTGCAATTGGCTATTCTAAAGCTTCTGGGATACCATTTAGACCAGTTTTAATTAAAAATAGATACATCGCAAGAAGTTTCATTGTTCCGTCTCAGGAATTGAGAGAAAGAGTAGTGAATTTGAAACTGAATCCTATAGTTGCTGAAATCAAAGGCAAGTCAGTGGTCATTATTGATGATTCTATTGTAAGAGGAACAACTTCTAAACGATTGGTGAAAATTTTAAGAGACAGTGGAGCGAAAGAAATTCATTTCAGAAGTGTTTCTCCGCCTATTATTGCACCATGTTTCTTAGGAATTGATACGCCGAAAAAAGATGATTTAATCGCCGCAAATATGTCTGTGGAAGAATTAAAAGATTATTTGGGAGTAGACAGTTTAGAATTTTTGAGCATTGATAATTTAAAAGTAATTTTAGGTTCTTCTGACCATTGTTTCGGTTGTTTTACAGAAAAATATCCAGTAAGCAAGCCAAAAGAAACGCATTTGTTTGATTAA
- a CDS encoding aldehyde dehydrogenase, with protein MNYADILQQQKTFFNSQATKDLDFRKAQLQKLKKVVKSNEKLLYDAIYQDFGKSEFETFGTEISFIYKDIDYYLKNLKSFAKPKNVLTNIVNQLGSSKIVFEPLGNCLVIGAWNYPYQLTLTPVIAAIAAGNTCMIKPSELPENTMKAMAKLINENFDAQFLYVVEGSVEETTAILKLRFDKIFFTGSPRVGKIVYKAAAEHLTPVTLELGGKSPAFVTEKADLNIAARRIVWGKFINAGQTCVAPDYLYVAENIKAKFLKVLIEEIKKRNYTDNVDHYCKIINERNFDRLEKMIDREKVVFGGETIREKRYISPTVLDHVTWDDAVMQEEIFGPILPILTYKNLETAMQTVVEGEKPLSAYLFSNDAKEQELFTEKLSFGGGCINDTLMHLSNDRLPFGGVGNSGIGHYHGKFGFIAFSHQKAILKKSNYLEPELKYPPYSDAKLNILKKLL; from the coding sequence ATGAATTACGCTGATATTTTACAACAACAGAAAACTTTTTTTAACAGTCAAGCTACCAAAGATTTAGATTTCAGAAAAGCACAATTGCAAAAACTGAAAAAAGTAGTAAAAAGCAATGAAAAATTACTGTATGATGCCATTTATCAAGATTTCGGCAAGTCTGAATTTGAAACTTTCGGAACCGAAATTTCTTTTATTTATAAAGACATCGACTATTACTTAAAAAATTTAAAATCTTTTGCCAAGCCCAAAAATGTTCTTACCAATATTGTGAACCAATTGGGAAGCAGCAAAATCGTGTTTGAACCGCTTGGAAACTGTTTAGTTATCGGTGCATGGAATTATCCTTATCAATTGACTTTAACACCAGTTATTGCAGCAATTGCTGCTGGAAACACTTGTATGATTAAACCCAGCGAACTTCCTGAAAACACGATGAAAGCCATGGCAAAACTCATCAATGAAAATTTTGATGCTCAATTTTTATATGTGGTAGAAGGTAGTGTAGAAGAAACCACAGCGATTTTAAAACTAAGATTTGACAAAATATTTTTCACGGGAAGTCCGCGAGTTGGAAAAATCGTTTACAAAGCTGCTGCAGAACATTTAACGCCAGTAACTTTAGAATTGGGCGGAAAATCTCCAGCTTTTGTGACCGAAAAAGCTGATTTAAACATTGCAGCAAGAAGAATTGTTTGGGGAAAATTCATCAATGCGGGACAAACTTGCGTAGCGCCTGATTATCTGTATGTTGCAGAAAATATTAAAGCAAAATTTTTAAAAGTTCTGATCGAAGAAATCAAAAAAAGAAACTATACTGATAACGTAGACCATTATTGTAAAATCATCAACGAGAGGAATTTTGACCGATTAGAAAAGATGATTGACCGCGAAAAAGTGGTTTTCGGAGGCGAAACCATTCGTGAAAAAAGATACATCTCTCCTACTGTTTTAGACCACGTAACTTGGGATGATGCAGTAATGCAAGAAGAAATTTTCGGACCGATTTTACCGATTTTGACGTATAAAAATCTAGAAACTGCCATGCAAACCGTAGTGGAAGGTGAAAAACCGCTTTCCGCTTATTTATTCAGCAATGATGCTAAAGAACAAGAACTTTTCACCGAGAAATTGAGTTTTGGAGGCGGCTGCATCAATGATACTTTGATGCATTTGAGCAATGACAGACTTCCTTTTGGAGGTGTAGGAAATTCTGGAATCGGGCATTATCATGGAAAATTTGGGTTTATTGCATTTTCTC
- a CDS encoding porin family protein: MKKIFLGLTVLASSLSFAQQFGVKAGLNLSDISNTSTAVDTKMKTGLYAGVTATFPITESYSIKPELVYNQMGAKTDLYDFGGIIGQVSTTTKLDYLSLPIMLQYNLPSNLYLEVGPEFSYMLSANQSLNTIITPSTNINMDYLNRFNVGAGVGAGLKINENLGINARYTFGLTGIGKDGNVTDYFLSNSKNNNLQVGLDFNF, from the coding sequence ATGAAAAAAATATTTTTGGGATTAACCGTTTTAGCAAGTTCACTTTCTTTTGCTCAACAATTTGGAGTAAAAGCAGGTCTTAACTTATCAGACATTTCTAATACTTCTACCGCAGTAGACACGAAAATGAAAACTGGATTATATGCAGGTGTAACTGCTACTTTCCCGATTACAGAATCTTACAGCATTAAACCAGAATTGGTGTACAACCAAATGGGCGCAAAAACAGATTTATATGATTTTGGAGGAATTATAGGTCAAGTTTCTACAACTACTAAACTAGATTACCTTTCATTACCAATTATGTTACAGTATAATTTGCCAAGTAATTTATATTTAGAAGTTGGACCAGAATTCAGCTACATGCTTTCGGCAAACCAAAGTTTAAACACCATTATCACACCTTCTACCAACATTAACATGGATTATTTAAACCGATTTAATGTAGGAGCTGGAGTTGGCGCTGGACTTAAAATCAATGAAAATTTAGGCATCAATGCTCGTTATACATTCGGTTTAACAGGAATTGGAAAAGATGGAAACGTAACCGATTATTTCTTAAGCAATTCTAAGAATAATAACTTGCAAGTAGGTCTTGATTTCAACTTTTAG
- a CDS encoding four helix bundle protein: protein MHNYKKLNVWISSISLVKNIYNLTRKFPKEEMFVLTQQLRRAAISIPSNIAEGAGRNSNAQFKNFLQISIGSCFEVETQLIISKELEYISEEELETISKELDSIMKMNHNLQKTL, encoded by the coding sequence ATGCACAATTATAAAAAACTGAATGTATGGATTTCATCAATTTCCCTTGTTAAAAATATATATAATTTAACCAGAAAATTTCCGAAGGAAGAAATGTTTGTTTTGACTCAACAATTAAGAAGAGCTGCAATTTCAATTCCTTCTAATATTGCTGAAGGTGCGGGTAGGAATTCAAACGCTCAGTTTAAGAATTTTTTACAAATTTCAATTGGTTCTTGTTTTGAAGTAGAAACTCAATTAATTATTTCAAAAGAATTAGAATACATTTCAGAAGAAGAACTAGAGACCATTTCTAAAGAATTAGATTCAATAATGAAAATGAATCATAATCTCCAAAAAACGTTGTAA
- a CDS encoding SDR family oxidoreductase — protein MDFKNKKVLITGGCSGIGKIMARKSLERGASNLIIWDINEEGLAKTKEEFAKFGKEISTYKVDVSNLDEIKIAAQRVRTEVGKVDILINNAGIVVGKYFHEHTHEQIQKSLLINTNALMHIALEFLPEMMKENSGAICNIASSAGLISNPKMSVYAASKWAVNGWSDSLRLEMQQLGKNISVTTIMPFYINTGMFDGVKSKLLPILEPEPTSERIIKAIEKGTKILAMPLPYWFIRFSQGILPIPAFDWVMKNVFGIYDTMKDFTGRK, from the coding sequence ATGGATTTTAAAAATAAAAAAGTACTGATTACGGGTGGTTGCTCTGGAATTGGTAAAATCATGGCAAGAAAATCTTTGGAAAGAGGAGCCTCTAATTTGATTATTTGGGATATTAATGAAGAAGGTTTAGCCAAAACCAAAGAAGAATTTGCAAAATTTGGGAAAGAAATTTCTACGTATAAAGTAGATGTTTCTAACTTAGATGAAATCAAAATCGCTGCACAAAGAGTAAGAACAGAAGTGGGAAAAGTTGATATTCTCATTAACAATGCTGGAATTGTAGTAGGGAAATATTTCCATGAACACACCCACGAACAAATTCAGAAATCTCTATTAATTAATACGAATGCTTTAATGCACATTGCACTAGAATTTTTACCAGAAATGATGAAAGAAAACTCTGGAGCCATTTGTAATATCGCATCTTCAGCAGGATTGATTTCTAATCCTAAAATGTCTGTTTACGCAGCTTCGAAATGGGCAGTAAACGGTTGGAGTGATTCTTTACGATTAGAAATGCAACAACTAGGCAAGAATATTTCTGTTACTACAATTATGCCTTTTTACATCAACACAGGAATGTTTGACGGAGTGAAATCTAAATTACTTCCGATTCTAGAACCAGAACCAACTTCAGAAAGAATTATCAAAGCTATAGAAAAAGGAACTAAGATATTGGCAATGCCACTTCCTTATTGGTTTATCCGTTTTTCACAAGGAATTTTACCGATTCCAGCCTTCGATTGGGTGATGAAAAATGTCTTTGGAATTTATGATACCATGAAGGATTTTACGGGTAGAAAATAA